CTTATTTGGCCTAGCGCCATTCACTGTAGACCCCTTGCACACTAAGACACCGAAAGCCCGGAACCTTTCTGTACATACGAATATATGACCCAGAAACCAGCGATAATACAAAGTCGCCAGACGATTAACAACATCATCCGCTCACATCATCACTCGTACAACACCTTCTCCAGATTTCTTTCCAGAATTTCGCGGCGAACGAGACAACCACCATGGCGTCTGCAGCAGTATCGATGCGTTCCATGCTCGGCGTGCCAGCCTCTACAACCTCCACGAGCGACAGCATCCTGGTCATCATCGACGCTCAGAACGAGTACGCAACCGGCAAGCTAGCAGTCTCAAACGTCGAAGCATCCCGGACAAAAATCGCCTCTCTGCTTGAGAAATACCGCGCCGCAAGGGCTCCCGTCGTCCACGTCGTCCACGAAGTGCCGGCCGGTGCCCCCCTCTTTACCCCCGGCACCGAGCTCGCCGAGGAATTCTCAGAGCTGAAGCCGCTCGAGGGGGAAAGCGTGGTCGCCAAGAATTTTCCAGGCTCCTTCACGGGTACGAACCTGGAAGAGTTGCTAAAGGCTACCGGAAGGAACAAGGTGGTTTTGACCGGATACATGGTACGATGATTTGTTATTGGACGAGAAAGGCGGTTGGTGGAAGAGAGTGTTACTAGAGACTaactttttttcttcttcggcAGGCGCACGTTTGTGTCTCGACTACTGCTCGACAGGCGAGTGAAAAGGGGTGGGACGTGATCGTTGTGGAAGACGCCGTCGGTGACCGCGATATCCCCGGGGCAAATGCTGAGGATTTGACAAAGATCGCGTTGGCTGAAATTGCGGATGCATTCGGTACTGTGGTGAAGAGCAAAGATATTGCATAGCGCTTTGCCATTAGGCCAGATATTTCTGGTAGGGCGAGCAGCGCGTTGTTCATTCCTATCATTGAATATCACTTGGACCGTTACTCTCGTCGTTGCCGTCGTCGTCCGTGCTGTGCTGCCATTGTCGTCCTTGCTATGCAACCATAATTACGTCTGCCATAACATAAGCTGATGAGGTCTACCGTAGACCAAATGTCAACCAAGAAGCACTGTCCGCCTGTGCAATAACACATCCTCATATCCTTGTTGGCGTATAATCTCTGCATTTCTTGCCAACTGTTCACAGATGGCCTCATCATCGCCTCCAAACATTTCCAGCGCACCCCTCGCAATATGCAAAGGAAAGAACGCAGATGCTGTGCCATAGAGTTTCATGTCCTCCTGCATCAAATAGCGTGTACTTTCAAGGATATAAGTTGCGAGCTGGAGAACCTTTTGGGTCACCGCTTCGCTTGCGGGGTATTCTCCGACTATCAGAAGACAATCTTGTGAGATGTTTGGGTGGTGTGCTGTTAATCGTTGGATCTGGGTGACGCAAATGATCCGGAACGCCCAGTAGTGACTCAACGAGTTAGCCACGGTGATGTTTGGGAAATCGAGGCTGGTGGTATCGGCTGGCGAGACCTTTTGGAAATATGTAAAGTCTCTCATAGTCATCATGTTTGCTGACTTGTGCCAAAAGTCCAGGCGGTTGATAACGTCCACAAACCGGATCACGGCTTCGCGGGCGGCAGGTTCACTATCGTCGTCACAGTGATCAAGCATTTCGAAAATAGCGGGTATGGCGCAGGCCTCACTCAAGAGAGCTTGGAGCGGGTCTTCGACTATACGCCTAAACGGCTCTTCTTTCCACTCAGGCGCCCCGAGAAAGGTCGATTTCCGAGTTTCAAACGCATGGAGAATCTGGGATGTATCAGCACAGGTAAGGCGATGAATACAGGCTGTCGTACTAGAATTGGTCTGAAGCCAACGAAAAGTTTGTGGGGTGTTCCAGACGCGTAGAATTGCGGCGGGCGGAGTTGAATCAGCTCACTGATGCCCCTTGCGTGGACTGTCGCTGCAGAGCTCGATGTGGGAAAGAATTTCTGGGACAGTCTTATGTGAGTAAACGTACCTACAAGAGACCGAATAGAGACGAAGCATCTCCTACCTCTGACAGGAACAAGCACATAATGGCTGCAGATATCTCGGTATAGTTGTTCGGGTCATCATTGGCGCGCGGAATGAGGCACCCTACAGCCTTGAGCGCCGAGGAGTGCGCTTCGATGGCTTCGTGGACAGGAGCTCGCCCCTTGGGGCCTCTGGCCATCAGTGAGATCCCCAGAGCTTTGATGGCGGAGGATAAAGGTCCGTCGTGCCTCCCATCTGTCCCGACGATCCCCGGCAGAACTTCCACCCATGCTCCGCATATTCGAGACTGCGAAGGCTTTGAAGTGCTGGACATCGAACCTAATTCGTTGGCAGGGACAAAGTTTTGTATGCACATTGAGAGTACGTCGCCGAGCGGCCAAGTCAAGGCCCGAGTCGGAGGTTTCGGCCTTTGACTTGCGGGATTGGGTGTCCTGCTTTGACGTGCCCGCTTCTTCCGCTGACCGGAAGCGACCGAGCCTGGTGATGAGGGTTGACGAAATACAATGTGTTTCTTGTACCCTGGACAACCGAGGCCAGAGAAGACACACTGAGAGCAGCATGGCTGCTTTCCGTCGCACTGCCAAGCAGAGCGTCAGTCAGGTCGTCATCATACTCTTGCGGGGCTCTTACGCCAAGTTTTCGTCTTCTGCACTCATCGCAGACTGTATGTTGTTTGGTCTTCATATCTGGTCGGTGCCGTAGCCAGACATTGTGTGGACACCAATCGCCGCAGTCACAAATATGCTGGTCTCGGCCCACGACAATGGAGGGCGTAGTCTTCAGCGCGGCAACGGGGCTTGTTGGGCCTTTTGTGTTCGGGGGTTCGCATCCAGCATTGACCACTAACGGCGTTCGGGTTACGGCCCCCCACGTGGCGCTAAGGAGCGGTTGGGTTGCCGGCTTTGGGCCGGGTCCGGATAGGACTTCTTAGCAAAGAGAAATGGTACGTCTTACATTACATATATTCAATCGTCTGAAGATGAAAATAATGCAACATCTTTGAAATCGTTCATGTGGCAACACTCCCTGGTTAATGTGAGATGGAAATAGCCTTCGGACGAACACCCACACCAAGTTTGCCAAGTAGGTATGGGAAAACGGTGCGGACTTCATCTACTTCATCACAACCACCAAGCCTCATCGCCGTTTTTTTCTCATCCAGGTGGGAGTGAGGCAGAGGCAAAGCCAATCAAGGTAGTTACACATGAATAAGGCCAGACGAAACAAACGTTTGTCGTCTACCGTACGTACCTTTCACACATTCATGGCCCGCCTACCTTACGCCTTCCTCGCCTAAGGCGTCGACGGGACCTTCCCTCAACCGTACCTTCCCCCTTCCTTCCTCATCAACCACAAGGTGTCTTCTACACGTGACACACCATCTCACCGCCCGTCACGAGGCTGAAAGGGTATATACCCCCCCTCAAACCCATTCCCGTCACCAGCCAGCAGGCGCCCGTCTAGGTCGAcgggtcaggtcaaactggCTGGGTGGTGGAGTGGTTTATGGTCGACAATCTTAAACGCCAACcagcctactcgacgacaggcttAGCGATCGAGTTCGAGTCCCGGAATGAGCaccaagagatgtagcccccAATCGCCACCGggggggtgaactctttttaCTAGTTGTGGACTAATAAACTTACTTTGCTTTGATGCTAGCATGGTTATACGGTATGTTATATTGGAATTATAGTCAGGTGATGTAAGGGGATAGACGTTTGGTATTTGAGACTCCAAGACATGGTCTGTCTATATTGTAGATCTACATATCAAATCTATGACCCGTTTCCTCCTCATCTAGATCCTTTATTCAACCCTCATTCACATTCATTCATTCCTTCATCATCATCCATCACCCCTCCCACCTCTCAGACAGAGTAATCCAACTTCTTATCCCCCATCACCCCCCAAAACTCCTCCACAAGCTCCTTCTGCCCGCCCGGAGCCCCCCTCACGGCAAGATACACCCTCTCGTCAACAGCAGGCTCCCACACCCCCGGATTCCCGCCCGCCATGATGCCTCCCGCCTCGGTCAGGATACACCAACCCGCACACACGTCCCACGCCCAGCACCCGCCCTCCCAATACGCGTCCAGCTGTCCCGCCGCCACGGCAGCAAGGTTCAGCGCCGCGGAGCCGAGGGCGCGCATGCTATGCACCATCGCGCCGCCCGTCTCCTTCGTCGCCGCCAACTTCTTGAACGTCTCGGCTTTCAGGTCGAAGTTGGGTCCGTCGCGGGTAGACCCCCACTCGCACGCCAGCAGCGCCGAGTCCAGGCCTTTCAGGGGGATAGGGTTCTTGGCGAGGGGCAGTTTCTGTGCCGGACCACCGGCGCGGCGCATGTAGCTCCCCTTACCCTTGATGCCTGTAAAGAGAAGATCCTGGAAGGGGTTGTAGATTACGCCGACGACGGGGACGTGGTCCACGGCTAGACCTAACGAGATGCAGGCGTCGGGAAAAGAGTGGACAAAGTTTGTGGTGCCGTCGATGGGGTCGACGACGAAGGTCGGTTCGGGGCCGAGGCGGGTTCCTTTTGTGTAGGTTTCTTCGCCCATGAAGGCGATGGTGGGGTAGCGTTGGGAGAGGCGGGTGGAGACCATTTTCTCGACGGCTTGGTCTGTTTCGGTCACGATGTCGACGGCTGTTTTGAGAGGTGGTGGAAGAAGTTAGTCCAGATCTTGCGGCTTGTTTGAGAGTGTTGAGGGTAGGGGGGAGGACGCGTTTCAATGGATGTAGGGGTGAAGGGGTAAGATGAGGGACTGCATACAGTTGAGTTTGGTGTCCTGGTCGATTGAGGCCGGGTTCGCGGACATGATCATCTTGCCCGCCTCGGTCGCGATCTCGAGGAGGGTGTCGTGGATTTCTTGGAGGTTGAGGTCCGCCATCGTGTTCTGTCGTTGGTGGTGAGTTTATGGATCTGTACAGCTAGCGAGCTATAATCGTCTAACGAATAGCAATCGGAACGTAAGAAGAAATCCAATTGAGGACTGAATCAATTGGAGACTTTGTAGACGTCTTGTATACTTTGAAAAAGAGTGCTTTACAAGACGGAGGTTGTCGATCAATGTTTTAGCAAACTCCAACTGGGGAGATCTCTTTTTTGGAGGGGCAGAAGATGGGAGGAGGGGGGAAATCGGAATGAATGGCGGGGTGGTTTGGAGGGGAAGGAAAGGAATGAGGTCACAAAAAGTTGGTCCAAGTTCCAACGGTTCACTGTGGGGAGAGCGGGCGGATCTCACCCTCTGCCCACTCCCATGTGTTCTTCAGCTCGGCGCGATTGGAGCGCACccaggtactccgtacggtACCAAAATACCTTATATCACCTGAGCTGAGTGGTCACCGATATTCCCGACCCACTCCGGCTCCCATAGAGCTCGGAAGGCGGTCTCCCACCGACCGGGCTTTCTCGGCGGGACACTGCGCCGGTAAGCGAGGAGCGGATGTACCGCAGCGGGGGACAATGGCGCTTCGTCGACGGAGTATGCGGCCGGGGGGCTCCCATTAGATGAACGACCGACATAATACGCGCAGGCCATCCACGCCTTACCTGACCTTACCATATATGAGGGATTTCTCAGTATCGGTCATGTCTCGTAAAGTCGTCACCTAATCAACTGGTGGAGACCCGGTCGACTCATCATTTCCCCCGGAGGTTTTTCCATCAAATTTTTGGCCGACGGCTCCGGCGGGATACCGGGAAACGGGCATGCTAACTTTTCTCTTCCCCCAAAGGTTAGTACACATTGGGAGGCTTTTTTTCTGGCGGTTCAACCTGTTCATATATTCTACCGCGTCAAAAAAAGATGGAATCAGGCGATAAAACAtggataatagaggttataaAGCAGAGCCCAAACGCCTTTGAATTCTCACAAGACAACCATATCTTGCCCATTTCCCAATCGTGACATGTCCAGGAGACCCAGTTCCTCCCACTTTCCTGGCCCGCTTTCCGTACGGATGCTCGTTACGCGTTGCCCTCTTGAAGAAAACAGACAATTTGCCCTCTTCAACTTCATCTTCAACTTCCCTCCGCTGCTTCTTTAAAAACTCTTGTCTAGTTTCTCATCTTTGTGCTTTGCGGTCTCATTGACGGGAAATTTCACAATCGGGTTTTCGAGCCTGCGCTACCGTATCATACGTTCTCCCGGAAGATCGACCTCCGTTCTGTCGGGCTCTCGCCGCTGTCCTTTTtctgttgttgctgctgctgttgcggcGCACCCGTATCGACAATCGGCCGGGGGCTGACGCCGCGCAAGCTGATGTTGCTCGGCTCAGCGTCGTCCTCGAACGGATTCCTGCCGCCAGCCTTGTGGACACCTAGACCGCCGTCGTCATCCCGGCTGAGGCTGCGGCCCCGCGCCGGCTCATCGTGGGGGTTGGGAGTCGAGGCAAGGTTCATGCTGTAGCTGTTGTCGTTGTGGCCGCCGCCGCGGTACCCCAGCTCCTGCTCCTCGTAGTTTCCATAAGGACCGTAGGTCTCGGCCTCATGGCCCACGCTCGCATCCCACGCCTCATCCGGATCGAGCGGTCCGAAGCCCCGGCGCGGTGCACCCGCACCGCCCGAGGGCTGCTCGTAGGCTCCGGCGGCAGAGCGGTTGTTGCGGTTCTTGAAGGAGGTGATCTTGTCGTTGATCCAGCCGGCGATGCCGCTCGGCGCAGGGCGCGGGGGTCCGTATGACGGCGGCGGATCGGATTTTCGGAAAGGTATGTAGGAAGAGAGGGATGGGGGTGGAAGCTATTTTGTGCAACGCAGGTTAGTCGCGAGACAGAGCATGAAGGGAATAGGATGCTAGGGAATGGGAGAGCCTTGTTACGTACACCTAGTCTCCGGGCGCGCAGTTGGGTGAAGATGACCCAGCCGGCACCGCCAACAATGGCGAGGACCAGGATGGCGATGACGATACCTCCAGCGGCAGACACCATGGTTGCGATTCAATTGCGACGATGCAAGGAAAGTGCGCTTGGCGTTGCGGGGGAAACTTAAGCGTTTCTCACCAGCAAGACGTCGATTCAGCAACGACAATGGAGGAGTAGGTGGTGTTGGTTGAAGGCGTGCGACGAATGATGGAGGTCCGGCTCATGGGAAGGCTGACGTGTGAGATGGGCCAATCGTTAGCAgtggtggtgttggtgaTTGGTGTGTTTCGCTGAGCCGCCTGTTCGTTTGGTCGCGGGAAGCTTTGGTTCTGGGCTGTGTGTGCGACACGGACACGGACGCCCGTTGGGAAACAAAGACGTAGATCGGGTACTTTGCTGAGTGAGAGCCCGGTCCGGGAGAGGATGGGTAGAAGGCGGACGATACAGGGCGAGTAGAGGAGAGGGGGAAGAGAGTGAAAGAGACGGTAGAGTGGAAAAGTCCCGGTAACCTTCGCAGCAAAAGTATGATGagatgaggtgaggtgaaggTGGATTGAGAGGAAAGCAGACAAACCAGGCCCGGCGAAACCTTGTTTGATGAGGCAGCGTGCGCAGTGTGGCCCGGTGGTGGTGCAGGTGCAGGTGTCGCGCAAGACCAGGCAGGTGAGGTCAGCAAAGCAGTAGGTAGCCCCCAAGCTTTCAGCTTTACCTGAAGGTAAGGTAGCGTACGGATACTCCAAGGTACTCGGTAGTAGCCTGGCAAGAATGACCAACTACAACAATGGTCGACCTTGCCTGAGCTAATTCGGCAGAGCGGCTTGTTTCCTTGGTGAAGGATTGGGGCAGGACAAATGCAAGGCAgctgcctacctaccttagtgTATCTTAGGTACTCCGTTTTCCGTACGAAAATGCAACAAAGTTGGCGCACAAGGATGAAGAAGGTGCACCCAACTGGCTCTTGGTTGCAGCTTCCAATGGCACACCTGCCAATGAAAGCGGCCCTCACGCGGTACCTACGGCCCCCAATCCTATTTAGCTCCGCGGGCTCCGTCAGCGTCCCGCCCGCACCCGCACCGCAGTCTCCATTCTTCCCTCTCCATCTCCATCTCCAATGATCAGGGCAATCTCTAGCCCATCCTCCACTCTATTTTGCTGCTCGCAAATCTAAGAAAACCCGGCAGCTTGGGGCCCTCTTCAGGTAGATTACCTAAGGCCATTCGagggctgctgttgctgcccAATCATCCATACCTTGATTCCTCCTCCAACTTGGTTACCTCGAGGTTCGTTTCTTAGACAGGGCAACGCAAGGAGAGACTGCGCGCGGGCTGAGTGCCAGGATGCATGCACTCATTCCATTCAACACACTTCGCAGGGACCTTTTTTCCAACAAAGGCAACTTGAGGGCCCGCGAGTCGACGTTTGGCCCATGCATACCTTACACATATAAACAGCAGTAGTCGGAGACCTCAAATTTACGGACCTGCTGCTGAACGCAGGAGTTGGAGGTGCTGCATGCCATTGAACCACAGGCGATGATCCAATGACGTTTCTTTGGAAAGCTGCCGGGAACGAAACCAGCTTTGCGGATACAGAAAACCCCCTGCTTTTTCCTTGCTGGCGCCAAATTCGAGATCCAAACGTGGCATTCGTGCGACCCCCCGGCGCTATTCATAGCGCAGACTGTATCTGGACGTGACCACTACCCCCTTGCATCCAGGTAGCTGAGACAGCAAAATATCTCTCCGGCCGAGTCCTTACCGCAGATGCCACCTACTGTAATTTTGCCTTTATCCAGGCAAAAGGGTACTGTCTGGCTCTTGGAGGGAGATGCTGCAACGTGGACGGATGAGCCAGGCGGGTACCTTTTAGCTAAGGCTGTACAAGACCCTCTCGACAGGAAGTCTTCCTCGTTTTGCTTTAGTTTTTGCATTTTCAGTCTTCCGTACGGATGAAGAGGATGGGACATTCTACTGCGATAGCGACTTTACCACCAGATGGCTCGAGCTCTCACGTACCCAAAGAACACGAACGTTCCCGCCGCACCATCTCCGGACCTGGACCCGGGGGCCGGGGGCCGGGACCCTGAGGCGCCCCTGTCAACTGAAACTTTGGTGCCACCACCCTAAGCCCGACACTTGACTTGACACTGACACTCGGCACGTTTTGATCCCAAGCTTTTTTGACAACCCTCAATCTACCTTGGTAGCAAGACGTCGTGACCCTCAAAGTGAACCAAGAAATGCGTTCCTTGTGGAATTCATCCGCCATCTGCTACTCCGTACTGTAACGCAATGCAAAGTCTACCTTCgtctaaggtaccttacactCCTGGGTATTAAATCAAACAAAATCACACAAAACACTGGTCCCAGAGCCCTCCGCTCTTGGCAAACCCCATACTATCCACAAACGCCCCGAGCTTGCACCGCCCAAGCCCGTCCGCGCCGCACCCGACGAGCGGAACCACCCGATCATTCACCAGAACCCGGACCAACTCCTCGTCCGAACCTCCGCCGCACTTCATCTTCTCCACGTACATGCGCGCGGCGAACGGCACCGTCCAACTGGCCGTGAACCCCTTGGTCTCCGCCACCGACGTCCGGTTCGTCTTGGACAGCGCCGCCGTCTCGTTGTACAGGCCCAGCGCGCCGTAAATCGCCATCATGTCGTTGTCGTGGCTGAAGTCCGCGTACAGCTTCTTGTCGAGCGGGAACGTGGCCGGGTCGGCGTCCAGCGTCGCGTTGGTCGACGTGCGGTCCACTACAGGCTGGCCCGTCAGCCGCGCGAGGAGCTCGTTGGTGAAGCCGACGCCCTGGGTCGGGCCGAGGGGGTTGCCCGCGTTGAAGCCGTAGTATTTGCCCAGCGTCTCGTAGTATTCTAGGTCCTTCCACTCTTCCAACGTGAAGAGGTCGCAGAACGGCGACTGCGTGCCGTTGACGACGGTGTTGAAGGGACACAGCTGCATGAAGGCGATGGTGTCCTCGGCCGTGAGGTTCGCGCCAGGCAGATTCTCGTTGAGGCGGGCCGTGATGGCCGGCGTAAAGGCCTCGCGCCAGGGCACCTGCGCCTCGTCGCCGACCTTGGAGAAGGCGCCGTCCTCGAAGGCGGTGCAGAGGCCGTGGTCCAGGGTGTTGTTGACGCCCTTCTCCTCGGGGATGATTGTGATGAGGCTGACGATGCCGCCGTCCGGACCGCTGTGACCGTCGGCGAGCTTGGCGCCGAAGAAGCCCTCGGTCCAGTTGAGCCCGGACTCGACGACGCGGTTCTGGCCCGAGGCGCGGATGAAGATGTCGTTGGCGGCCGCGAGGAGCTGGTAGCGCTTGTAAAACGCCTCGCCCGAGTCGACGAGCTCGCGCTGGCCAAAGGGGGTGAGCTCGTCGGCGCCGAGGGTGTACTGGTACGTCTTGATGAACTCGAAGCCCTTGCCGTAGTTTGTGACGTTGGCGTGGATGCGGTCGACGAGCGCCTTGTAGGTGGCCGTCTTGCCGGCGGTGGGGTCCCGGGCGCCGTGGCGGGAGAGGACCTGCGCGAAGGTGACCTCGCAGCCCTGCGGGGTGGCGGTGTCGATGTCGGACGGCACGGGGAAGAAGGGCGAGTACTGGCCCCAAAACTGCGAGATGGACTCGAGCCCGTTGCGCGGTGCCTGGCCGCTGACGAGACTGTTTGTGGTGTCAGTCTCGGGAAGTCTTTGATATGTGGCGGATTCATGTGAATCGTTTAGATCAGACAAAACCTACCTGAAGCCCAAGGCTAATGAGAGGAAGATAGCAAAAGCCATGGCGGCGATTGTGAGGTAGCAAAGTCGACGTTTTGGGTCTGGAGCGTGGCTCTCACGATACTCATCGACTTCATCCCTCTCCCCCTCCTCGTCAGGGATGGCGTTGTATTTATATGCCTTGCCCATCAGCAGGCCCCTCACGGACTCGTAGGCCGACGTAGCGACGTCGGCGAGTCGACCCATCGCGGCAGTTGCGCGGCGGAAGACAGGTAGACCAGCCTAGCCTGGCAGGAGACAAAAGACTGAGGAAAAGGGATCCAAGGTCCGCCAAGTGGTTCCGCGGGTCAATGAGTGAGCCTGCGTGCTTGCGTATGTAACGGCGAAAAGGGTCCGCCCGCTGCAGCACTACACACCCTTGTTCCTCCCCCCCTCTTTCCCAGGTTCCAGGGGTCTGGTCTGGGTGAGTGGTATGGGGATGTGATGTCGATGTGAGGTATCTGCAAGGTACGGGTAAATGAGGAGCTGTCGAAAGGGATGTGCTTTCGTCTCGTGTGGCCAGGTTGACTGGTCCCGTTGTATGCAAGAAGGTAGTTTGGAAACAACGGCAGATGTCCGCTCCTGGTTTTCTTTCAGGGGAAATGGTCCGTGGGAACCTTGGTATATCGGACTGAACCTCTTCTATATGTCTGCGGTATGTCTGCGGGtgcagtacggagtactacAGCTGGCTGAGCTGGCTGGGCGTTTCTCCGGTGCCCACGTTGTATGCGTAAAAGCGTGAGGAATAAGGTACGGGATTGCGTTTGCTGTGCTGGCTTAAGCGAAGAGAGGACGTTTCAACACTGCCCAGTCGGGGCCACGGCGTGCTCCTCTCGGGTGCGGCATGTCGGGCGGACATTAGCCCCAAACGTGGAGCGGACCACAGGGGTGCCACTGCCCCTCTTGGCCCTCCTGTCACTGGCTCACAGGATCGTAGTGCAGTCACGTGGGTCGTTGCGACGTTGGAATTGGAACAAGCTTCCATAAGCTTTTTTTGATCTCCTCCTTGTCGAGCTTCTCTTCCCTGCCAGCTCCACCCCCAAAATACCGCACGGCGGATCCCTTCCCTTTCCTTGAAGGCTCTCGGGTTGTCTTACTCGCCGCATCTTATCGGCAGGGAGAGAGGGGCCACCCCGAGCTAGAGGGGCCGAAAGAGGTGGATGAAATGGCGGTTGAATGAATAATACGTGTTTTGTATTGACTCGGTGTTACGACCTTCCAGGTTGACTTGTCTATTCCCAGTAAGGTTAACTCACAGCTAAGATCAGGGACCGAGCCTCTATGAGAACATAGGAGGCACAAATTCGCCGGGAGCCTCGGTCTGAATCAACTGATTGATAATTTGATATGATTGAGTGACCCGGTCCCAAGGCAAAAGCACAATCCATACAGCTCGGGACAGAGTGTCGTTCGCAACCCACATGCCGACGATGCTGGCCACGTGAAATCTGAAAGCTGGGATGATTCGTGCAAGACCCATATGCTTCAACTGCCCAACGTCGGGATGTTTGATT
This is a stretch of genomic DNA from Colletotrichum lupini chromosome 10, complete sequence. It encodes these proteins:
- a CDS encoding inositol monophosphatase — encoded protein: MVSAAGGIVIAILVLAIVGGAGWVIFTQLRARRLGLPPPSLSSYIPFRKSDPPPSYGPPRPAPSGIAGWINDKITSFKNRNNRSAAGAYEQPSGGAGAPRRGFGPLDPDEAWDASVGHEAETYGPYGNYEEQELGYRGGGHNDNSYSMNLASTPNPHDEPARGRSLSRDDDGGLGVHKAGGRNPFEDDAEPSNISLRGVSPRPIVDTGAPQQQQQQQKKDSGESPTERRSIFRENKQRREVEDEVEEGKLSVFFKRATRNEHPYGKRARKVGGTGSPGHVTIGKWARYGCLVTTLRDMTDTEKSLIYGKVSPPAAYSVDEAPLSPAAVHPLLAYRRSVPPRKPGRWETAFRALWEPEWVGNIGDHSAQRVRSARSPHSEPLELGPTFCDLIPFLPLQTTPPFIPISPLLPSSAPPKKRSPQLEFAKTLIDNLRLNTMADLNLQEIHDTLLEIATEAGKMIMSANPASIDQDTKLNSVDIVTETDQAVEKMVSTRLSQRYPTIAFMGEETYTKGTRLGPEPTFVVDPIDGTTNFVHSFPDACISLGLAVDHVPVVGVIYNPFQDLLFTGIKGKGSYMRRAGGPAQKLPLAKNPIPLKGLDSALLACEWGSTRDGPNFDLKAETFKKLAATKETGGAMVHSMRALGSAALNLAAVAAGQLDAYWEGGCWAWDVCAGWCILTEAGGIMAGGNPGVWEPAVDERVYLAVRGAPGGQKELVEEFWGVMGDKKLDYSV
- a CDS encoding histidine acid phosphatase, yielding MGRLADVATSAYESVRGLLMGKAYKYNAIPDEEGERDEVDEYRESHAPDPKRRLCYLTIAAMAFAIFLSLALGFSLVSGQAPRNGLESISQFWGQYSPFFPVPSDIDTATPQGCEVTFAQVLSRHGARDPTAGKTATYKALVDRIHANVTNYGKGFEFIKTYQYTLGADELTPFGQRELVDSGEAFYKRYQLLAAANDIFIRASGQNRVVESGLNWTEGFFGAKLADGHSGPDGGIVSLITIIPEEKGVNNTLDHGLCTAFEDGAFSKVGDEAQVPWREAFTPAITARLNENLPGANLTAEDTIAFMQLCPFNTVVNGTQSPFCDLFTLEEWKDLEYYETLGKYYGFNAGNPLGPTQGVGFTNELLARLTGQPVVDRTSTNATLDADPATFPLDKKLYADFSHDNDMMAIYGALGLYNETAALSKTNRTSVAETKGFTASWTVPFAARMYVEKMKCGGGSDEELVRVLVNDRVVPLVGCGADGLGRCKLGAFVDSMGFAKSGGLWDQCFV